AAGTGCGCCGCCCCATCGCGACAATTCCTCCGAGGGTCGTTTTCTTGAAGTGTTTGAAGTCTTCGGAAATGTGCCACGGAATGGAGAGTCCGCTGCCAATCACCCCGTTTTCGGCAACCGCCGCTATCGCCTTGAATTCGCTCATACGGCAATGGGGGCTTTGATTGTCGGGTGCGGGTCGTAGCCTTCGAGGGTGAAGTCTTCGTATACGAATTCGTCAAGCTCGCGGCGGTCGGGGTTGAGCTTCATTTTGGGAAGCGCGCGGGGCTCGCGCGAGAGCTGTTCGCGGACTTGGTCGAGGTGGTTTTTGTAAATGTGGAGGTCGCCGAAAGTGTGGACAAACTCGCGCGGTTTCAGCCCGCAGACCTGCGCCACCATCATCGTGAGGAGCGCGTAGGAGGCGATGTTGAACGGAACGCCGAGGAAGAGGTCGGCACTGCGCTGGTAGAGCTGGCAGCTCAGCCCGCCGTCGGGCGAAACGTAGAGCTGGAAGAGCGCGTGGCAGGGGGGAAGCGCCATTTTGTCAAGCTCGCCGGGGTTCCACGCGCTTACGATGTGCCTGCGCCCGAAGGGGTCTTTGCGGATTCCCTCGACGAGGTTTTTGATTTGGTCGATATGCCTGCCGTCGGGAGCGCGCCAGTCGCGCCACTGGGCGCCGTAAACGCGGCCGAGGTTGCCGTCTTTGTCGGCCCATTCGTCCCAAATCGAGACGCGGTTTTCGTTCAGAAATTTGATGTTGGTGTCGCCGCGCAGAAACCAGAGCAGCTCGTAGATAATCGAGCGGGTGTGGAGTTTTTTTGTCGTAAGAAGCGGAAAGGATTCGCGGAGGTCGAAGCGCGCCTGCGCCCCGAACACGCCGATTGTGCCGACGCCCGTTCTGTCGGAGCGTTCGGAGCCGTTTTCCATTACGAGTTTCAAAAGGTTCAAATATTCTTTCATTACCGAACCCATAAAATCGAAACGCTCCGCCCCTTACAACAAAAAAATCTCGCCAGCCACGCCGAGAAAAGAAAACGCGGACAACGCCCAAACACTACCGCGCGTCAACGACAACTCCACGAACCGCCCAATGCCAACCAGTCGTATGTGTTTAGGCTCGGTTTCAGATTTCCGTCCAGAACAACATCATATGCCGTCGTTATATCGCAACCGTGGTAGCCCGTAAGTATGAGCGAAGAATTCATTTATTTGCTTTTCTTCGCCTTCTTACGTTTATCAAGATCTGGGTCGATAGCCCTCAAAAAGGCATCGGTTTTACTCTGGCTGCGGCGGATAATTCGCGCGGCATCTCTGATAACGCGCACTTGACGTTGGATTTCTTCTTCTGTCTGTGTTGCTATCATTGCCATGCCCATAATCTCTTCCTTTTGTCCGATTTTGTCAACGGTTAGTTTTCTGCAAAATCGGCAAAACTTGGGGATTTTGAATTTCCCGCGCCGCGGCAAACGCGCAAAAAAAAAAGACTTCGGAAAAATCCGAAGTCTTAAAAGAAAGGTTGCTTGCCCGATTAGCGGTTTTCGTAACGCTGGCGGAGCATATTGTTGAAGGCGGCAACTTTGTTCTTGCGACGTTTGATTTCGCAGGGTTTTTCGTAGTAGCGCTTCTGGCGGACGTCGCGAATGACGCCTTCGCGGTCGAGCTTCTTTTTGAGACGGCGGAGAGCCTTCTCCATTGCTTCACCCTTGCGCAATTTAACTTCTACTGACATTACCATTCACCTCCTTCTATGAAAATTCGATTTCGTACCTGGCCAGGGACTCGAACCCTGAACCAATTGATTAAGAGTCAACTGCTCTACCGATTGAGCTAGCCAGGCAAAATCAATATTCAACGCATACTGTACATTCGCGTTCGCTATGCAAGAAAAAAATTAAAAATTTTTAAACAAACTCCGTTTCCCTCAAAATCGCGCACCGAAACGGCTCGCCGAGTTTGCCGCAAAAATCCGCGCCTCCTCCCCGCGCCCGCCGTTATTAGTTGTTGACGCCGACGCCGCGCTTAAAATACAATGTCCTTATGAAAAATACATATCTGAAACCGCTCTTTGCGGCGTTTGCCGCCGCCCTCGCATGCCTTTCCGCCGACGCCGAAACCGTCGCGCTTTGGGGCGACGGGCAAATGCAGGGACGCTCCGCGCAGACGGACACCCTCAACAAGCGCAACATGTTCAACGGCATAAAAACCCCCGCGCTCGAACTCTTTTTGGCGAAGTCCGACAAGCCGAACGGGCTGGTCGTGATTGCTCCTGGGGGCGGATACCAAATTCTCGCATACCCGCACGAGGGCGTTCAGATTGCCGAATGGCTCAACAAATGCGGAATTTCCGCGGCGGTTCTCAAATACAGAGTGCCCGACTTCCCCGCTGAGGCTCTCGCCGACATTCAGCGGGCGATAAGGCTCGTCCGCGCGAACGCGAAAGCGTGGAATGTCGACCCCGACAAAATCGGCGTAATGGGCTTTTCTGCGGGCGCAAACCTCTGCGCGCGCGTGTCCACAAACTACGGGAAAGACGCCTACGCGCCCGTGGACGACGCCGACAAGCTCTCCGCGCGCCCCGATGCCACATGCCTGATTTACCCTGCATACTGCGACAGGCAGGGCTTCGACAGACGCTGGAACAACGCAAAGTTCGACTTCGACGCCGACATTCAAACCCTCTACTCGCCCGCCGAAAACCTCGGCGTAGACAAAAACACGCCGCCCGTTTTCATAGCGCAGTCGCTCGACGACAAAAACTACATCAATTCGGGGATAGCGTATTTTCTCGCGGCAAAACGCGCGGGGATAAAGGCGAACCTGCACGTTTTCGAAGCGGGCGGGCACGGCTACGGGCTTGCGGCGAAAAGCGGAGGACTCCACGCCGACTGGCCCATGCTCGCCGAAAAATGGTTCGCCGCGAGGGGATTTTCAAACAAATAAGCCTGCATGCTGAATATGAAAAAATATCTTAATACAATAATTTCCGCGGCACTTGCTTTCGCCGCGGCAAACGCATACGCCGCCCCGCAAAAGACGGTCGAAATCTGGGACGGCGTAAAAATGGCGGGCGAGGCAAAGCCCTACAAGGGCAAAAAGACAAACGACAACAACGTCTGGTACTCGGTTCAAGCCCCCGTGCTCGACCTCTACCTGCTTGAATCCGACAAGCCCAGAGGCTTTGTAATCGTATGCCCGGGGGGCGCGTACTATGCTTTGTGCATAGGGCACGAGGGCGAAAAAATCGCGAAGTTCCTCAACAAAAAAGGCTATTCGGCGGCGGTTTTGAAATACCGCATTCCGAACAATTTCGACGGCGCTCTAATGGACGCCCAACGCGCGGTAAGAATCGCGAGGGCTAACGCAAAGGCGTGGAACATCAAGCCCGACAAAATCGCGATAATGGGTTTTTCGGCGGGCGCAAGCCTCGCCGCGCGCGCGTCCACAAACTACGGCAAAAAGCTCTACGCGCCCGTGGACGACGCCGACAGGCTCTCCGCGCGTCCCGACGCAACCTGCCTGATTTACCCCGCCTACTGCTCGCAGCCCGAAAAAGACCGCCGCTTCAAAAAAGGCGGCGCGAAAGACGGCGACTCCTACGACGCGCGCTACAAAATTGCCGACTGGAACGTTGTCGACAAAAACACGCCGCCCGCATTCATCACCCAAACGCAGTTCGACCCCTACGTAGACGCGTCCATCGCCTACTACCTCGCGCTCAAAGAGGCGAAAGTTCCCGCGCAGCTGCACATGCTGCCCGTCGGCAAGCACGGCTATCAGGACAAAAAAGTTTTCGAAATGTACGCCGATTGGCTGAAATCCAACGGATTTTAATTCGACAGAACAAGAATGAACATCACCACATACGAACTCGGTCAGCTGGGCACAAACAGCTACCTGCTGTACCCCGACAACACCAACCTTGCGATTCTTGTCGACGCGCCGCTCGACGCCGCCGAGGAAATCCCCGCGCGGCTCGACGCCGACGGCAAAAAGCTTGCGGCAATCCTTTTGACGCACGGGCACTGGGACCATCTTTGGGACGCTGGCGCGCTCCAAAAGCGCACCGACGCAAAGCTCTACGCGGGCGCAATCGGGCGCGAGCTTGTGGAAAGCCCCGAATTCCAGCAAAAGAACTTCTACGCGCAGTCCGACTTCGACGCCGCGAAAATCGACGTTCCCGTAAAGGACGGCGACACGCTCGACATCGCGGGGCTTAAAATAAAATGCTTCGAAGCCGAGGGGCACTGCCCTGGGAGCATTGTCTACTACACCGACGACGGCGAGCACAAATACCTCTTCGCGGGAGACGTCCTCTTTTCGGGAAGCGTCGGACGCTCCGACCTCTGGGGCGGCGATTTTTCGAAGCTCGAAAAGGCGATAAAAACGCGCATCTACACGCTCCCCGACGAAACGATTGTCCTTCCCGGGCACGGAGAGGCTACGACCGTCGAGATTGAAAAACGCTCCAATCCCTACGTTTCCGAATAATGGCGACCTCCGCAAAACCCGACGCATTCTACATGCGCCGCGCCCTCGAACTCGCGAAACGCGCGTGGGGCGACACCGCGCCCAACCCGATGGTGGGGGCGGTGCTCGTCAAAAACGGCGAAATAATCGGCGAGGGCTGGCACACGCGCGACGGCATGCCGCACGCGGAAATAGAGTGCCTGCGCAACGCAAAAGCCCCGCCCGACGGCGCAACGCTCTATGTTTCGCTCGAACCGTGCTCCACGCGCGGGCGCACGGGCGCATGCACCGAAGCCATAATCAAAGCGGGAATAGCCGAAGTGAAAATCGGAACTCTCGATCCCAACCCCGCCCACGCGGGACGCGCCCTGCCCATTCTCCGCGCGGCGGGCATAAAGTGCGAGTCGGGAATTTTGGAGGGCAAATGCCGCGGGCTAAATTTCATCTTCAACCACGCCATTACGCACTCCGAGCCGCTTGTCGCGCTAAAATACGCGGTGTCGGCGGACGGGAAAATAGCGGAAAGGCGCGGAGTTCGCACGCAAATTACAAACGAAGCGTCCCGCGCAAACATGATGGTGTGGCGCAGGCTGTTTTCGTCGATTGCCGTGGGGCGCGGCACGCTCGAATCGGACAATCCGTCGCTTACTGCACGGGGGCTTCCCGACGGCGACCACTGCGCGGAAAGGCTTGTCTTCGACGCGTCGCTCAACATCGCGCGGCACGCCGACCCTAAAAACTTCGCGCTGTTCTCCGACAAATTCGCAAACAAAACGCGAATCGTCTGCGGCGCGGAGGCGTCGGAGGAACGCGCCGAAACGCTCGGAAAACTGGGGCTTCGGATTTTCAAAATAGCCGCGGCGGCGGGAACGCCCAAATTTTGGGAAAAGCTAAAAGAAAAGCTTTTCGCCGAGCGCATAACGTCGCTTTACATAGAGGGCGGCGCGGGACTGATTAAGTCGGTCTGCGACGCGCGGGCGGCGGACTTCGCGTTCGAATACCGCGCGACGAAAACAATAGGAGACGGCGGGCTGCCCGCTTTCGAAAACGGCGAAAGGCCGTTCGACATCGACGGCAAAACGCTTGCGCTCGACGGCGACACACTCACATTCGGGGAAATAAAATGGAAGCGGACGCGGTAAAATCGTACTTCGAGCGGGCGGAGGTTGTTGCCGACTACGCGCGGGCTGTGGACGAAGTGGGGCTTTGGAAGTCAGAGGAAGCGGTAATCTGCGCCCTTGTGCCGAAAGACGCCGCCGTGCTCGAACTCGGCTGCGGCGCGGGGCGCATAGGCATAAACCTCGCGCGGCGCGGATACACAAACGTGCTCTCGACCGACTTCTCCGAAAACATGGTGAAAATCGCCGAGGCAATCGGCGCGCGCGACGGGCTGAAAATGTCGTTTGCAGTCTGCGACGCAACCGCGCCCGCCCTGCCCGACGAATCGTTCGACGCCGCAATTTTCGGCTTCAACGGGCTTATGCAGATTCCGAAATCGGAAAACAGGGAAACCGCCGCGCGCGAAATTTTCAGGGTTTTGAAGTCGGGCGGAATCTTCGTGTTCACCACGCACGACCGCGAAGTGTCGGCGCACCGCCGCTACTGGGAATCGGAGGAAAAGCAGTGGGCGCACGGCGTCCAGGACCCGCGCCTCGACGACTTCGGCGACATCTACTACAAGGGGGAGCACGGGAACATTTTCATACATTCGCCGTCAAAAGACGAAGTGGCTGAAATGCTCGAACGCGCGGGCTTCGAAACGCTCTTCGCAAAACGCCGCTCGGAAATCGCGCAGGAAAACGCTTCCGTGGAGGAGTTTTCCGACGATTGCATATTCTGGGCGGCGAAAAAACCCGCGCCCCAAAAAATTTTATGAAGAAAACACTAACTTTATTACTGGCAATATCAATGGCACTATCGAACATGGCGGCAAAGCCGATTCTCGAACGCGACAAAAATTTGGAGGTCGAAACCCTGCCCAACGGAATGACGGTTGCGGTATTCAAAAACTCCGAACCGCCGAACAGGGTTTCCATGCGCCTGCTCGTCAAGCGCGGCTCGGCATACGAAACGGAAGGCGAGCGCGGAATAGCGCACTTCGTGGAGCACATGGCGTTCAACGGCACAAAACACTTTCCGTCGGGCGACATGGTGGAATATTTCCAGAGGCTGGGAATGGCGTTCGGCGCGGACACAAACGCGCACACGGGGTTCTCGGAAACGGTCTACAAAATCGACATGCCCGAAGTGTCGAAAAAACTCGTGGACGACGGTCTAACGCTTCTGCGCGACTACTGCGACTCCGTCATGTTCGAGCCGAAATCCATCGAAAGCGAGCGCGGCGTAATCATAGCCGAAAAGGACTCGCGCGACACCCAGGACTACCGCAAGGCGGTCAAGGAAATCGCCCACACATTCAAAGGCTCGATTTTCGCCGAAAGAATGCCGATAGGGATTGAAGGCGTAATCAATTCGGTAAAACAGCCCGACTTCAAAAAATTCTACGCCGCAAACTACCGCCCCGAAAACACGGTGCTCGTAGTGGTTGGCGACATCGACCCGCGCGAAATTTTCGCCGCCGCAAAGCGGATTTTCGCCG
The Opitutia bacterium KCR 482 genome window above contains:
- a CDS encoding thymidylate synthase; this encodes MKEYLNLLKLVMENGSERSDRTGVGTIGVFGAQARFDLRESFPLLTTKKLHTRSIIYELLWFLRGDTNIKFLNENRVSIWDEWADKDGNLGRVYGAQWRDWRAPDGRHIDQIKNLVEGIRKDPFGRRHIVSAWNPGELDKMALPPCHALFQLYVSPDGGLSCQLYQRSADLFLGVPFNIASYALLTMMVAQVCGLKPREFVHTFGDLHIYKNHLDQVREQLSREPRALPKMKLNPDRRELDEFVYEDFTLEGYDPHPTIKAPIAV
- the rpsU gene encoding 30S ribosomal protein S21, with product MSVEVKLRKGEAMEKALRRLKKKLDREGVIRDVRQKRYYEKPCEIKRRKNKVAAFNNMLRQRYENR
- a CDS encoding alpha/beta hydrolase is translated as MKNTYLKPLFAAFAAALACLSADAETVALWGDGQMQGRSAQTDTLNKRNMFNGIKTPALELFLAKSDKPNGLVVIAPGGGYQILAYPHEGVQIAEWLNKCGISAAVLKYRVPDFPAEALADIQRAIRLVRANAKAWNVDPDKIGVMGFSAGANLCARVSTNYGKDAYAPVDDADKLSARPDATCLIYPAYCDRQGFDRRWNNAKFDFDADIQTLYSPAENLGVDKNTPPVFIAQSLDDKNYINSGIAYFLAAKRAGIKANLHVFEAGGHGYGLAAKSGGLHADWPMLAEKWFAARGFSNK
- a CDS encoding alpha/beta hydrolase, with amino-acid sequence MKKYLNTIISAALAFAAANAYAAPQKTVEIWDGVKMAGEAKPYKGKKTNDNNVWYSVQAPVLDLYLLESDKPRGFVIVCPGGAYYALCIGHEGEKIAKFLNKKGYSAAVLKYRIPNNFDGALMDAQRAVRIARANAKAWNIKPDKIAIMGFSAGASLAARASTNYGKKLYAPVDDADRLSARPDATCLIYPAYCSQPEKDRRFKKGGAKDGDSYDARYKIADWNVVDKNTPPAFITQTQFDPYVDASIAYYLALKEAKVPAQLHMLPVGKHGYQDKKVFEMYADWLKSNGF
- a CDS encoding MBL fold metallo-hydrolase, with the protein product MNITTYELGQLGTNSYLLYPDNTNLAILVDAPLDAAEEIPARLDADGKKLAAILLTHGHWDHLWDAGALQKRTDAKLYAGAIGRELVESPEFQQKNFYAQSDFDAAKIDVPVKDGDTLDIAGLKIKCFEAEGHCPGSIVYYTDDGEHKYLFAGDVLFSGSVGRSDLWGGDFSKLEKAIKTRIYTLPDETIVLPGHGEATTVEIEKRSNPYVSE
- the ribD gene encoding bifunctional diaminohydroxyphosphoribosylaminopyrimidine deaminase/5-amino-6-(5-phosphoribosylamino)uracil reductase RibD — its product is MATSAKPDAFYMRRALELAKRAWGDTAPNPMVGAVLVKNGEIIGEGWHTRDGMPHAEIECLRNAKAPPDGATLYVSLEPCSTRGRTGACTEAIIKAGIAEVKIGTLDPNPAHAGRALPILRAAGIKCESGILEGKCRGLNFIFNHAITHSEPLVALKYAVSADGKIAERRGVRTQITNEASRANMMVWRRLFSSIAVGRGTLESDNPSLTARGLPDGDHCAERLVFDASLNIARHADPKNFALFSDKFANKTRIVCGAEASEERAETLGKLGLRIFKIAAAAGTPKFWEKLKEKLFAERITSLYIEGGAGLIKSVCDARAADFAFEYRATKTIGDGGLPAFENGERPFDIDGKTLALDGDTLTFGEIKWKRTR
- a CDS encoding methyltransferase domain-containing protein, producing the protein MEADAVKSYFERAEVVADYARAVDEVGLWKSEEAVICALVPKDAAVLELGCGAGRIGINLARRGYTNVLSTDFSENMVKIAEAIGARDGLKMSFAVCDATAPALPDESFDAAIFGFNGLMQIPKSENRETAAREIFRVLKSGGIFVFTTHDREVSAHRRYWESEEKQWAHGVQDPRLDDFGDIYYKGEHGNIFIHSPSKDEVAEMLERAGFETLFAKRRSEIAQENASVEEFSDDCIFWAAKKPAPQKIL